The Streptomyces sp. Je 1-332 genome has a window encoding:
- the dnaG gene encoding DNA primase codes for MAGRINDEDVKAVRDAVPIDAVVSDYLQLRSAGGGNLKGLCPFHDEKSPSFQVSPSKGLFHCFGCQEGGDTIAFVMKIDHLTFSETVERLAAQAGITLRYEEGGYNPTSQRGERIRLVEAHKIAAQFYVDQLESPEAEIGRKFLAERGFDQAAAAHFGVGYSPAGWDHLTRFLRGKGFTDKELILSGIAQEGRRGPIDRFRGRLMWPIRDISGEVVGFGARKLRDDDNGPKYLNTPETPIYKKGQVLYGVDLAKKEIAKTSRAVVVEGYTDVMACHLAGVTTAIATCGTAFGGDHIKILRRLLMDNGSARVIFTFDGDAAGQKAALRAFEDDQKFAAETYIAIAPEGMDPCELRLAKGDSAVADLVEPRTPLFEFALRQIVGRYDLETPAGRAAALDEAAPVVARIKNSGAQHEVAVQLAGMLGILDTQFVVKRVAQLARWARDRGGRGPAPQQQRTQQHQQYAASAPSGPSGPALTLRSPAHRTERELLKLALQRPELVSPAFDAYGVDEFTAPPYAAVRQCVEEAGGAEAGIPEPQTYLARVLDAAPNDTVRAMVTELAVEAILRKQVDEIYAGIQLVQVRLRAVDRRIRDVTGSLTRLSAQGDAAQLAAVQNELWVLQQYAQALRERGADAL; via the coding sequence GTGGCTGGCAGGATCAATGACGAGGACGTGAAGGCGGTTCGGGACGCGGTCCCGATCGACGCCGTGGTCTCCGACTACCTCCAGCTGCGCAGCGCGGGCGGGGGCAACCTCAAGGGCCTGTGCCCCTTCCACGACGAGAAGTCACCGTCCTTCCAGGTCAGCCCGAGCAAGGGTCTCTTCCACTGCTTCGGCTGCCAGGAAGGCGGCGACACGATCGCCTTCGTGATGAAGATCGACCACCTCACCTTCTCGGAGACGGTCGAGCGCCTCGCCGCCCAGGCGGGCATCACCCTGCGGTACGAGGAGGGTGGGTACAACCCCACCAGCCAGCGCGGCGAGCGCATCCGGCTCGTCGAGGCCCACAAGATCGCCGCGCAGTTCTACGTGGACCAGCTGGAGAGCCCCGAGGCCGAGATCGGCCGCAAGTTCCTGGCCGAGCGCGGCTTCGACCAGGCCGCCGCCGCGCACTTCGGTGTCGGCTACAGCCCGGCGGGCTGGGACCACCTCACCCGCTTCCTGCGCGGCAAGGGCTTCACCGACAAGGAGCTCATCCTCTCCGGCATCGCCCAGGAGGGCCGCCGCGGCCCCATCGACCGCTTCCGCGGCCGCCTGATGTGGCCGATCCGCGACATCAGCGGCGAGGTCGTCGGCTTCGGCGCGCGCAAGCTGCGCGACGACGACAACGGCCCCAAGTACCTCAACACCCCCGAGACGCCGATCTACAAGAAGGGCCAGGTCCTCTACGGGGTCGACCTCGCCAAGAAGGAGATCGCCAAGACCTCCCGCGCGGTCGTCGTCGAGGGGTACACGGACGTCATGGCCTGCCACCTCGCCGGTGTCACCACGGCCATCGCGACCTGCGGCACCGCTTTCGGCGGCGACCACATCAAGATCCTGCGCCGCCTGTTGATGGACAACGGCTCGGCGCGGGTGATCTTCACCTTCGACGGTGACGCGGCAGGCCAGAAGGCCGCCCTGCGCGCCTTCGAGGACGACCAGAAGTTCGCCGCCGAGACGTACATCGCCATCGCACCCGAGGGCATGGACCCCTGCGAGCTGCGCCTGGCCAAGGGGGACTCCGCGGTCGCCGACCTCGTCGAACCCCGCACGCCGCTCTTCGAGTTCGCACTGCGCCAGATCGTCGGGCGGTACGACCTGGAGACCCCCGCCGGCCGCGCCGCCGCGCTGGACGAGGCGGCGCCGGTCGTGGCCCGCATCAAGAACAGCGGCGCGCAGCACGAGGTGGCCGTCCAGCTCGCCGGGATGCTCGGCATCCTGGACACCCAGTTCGTGGTCAAGCGCGTGGCCCAGCTGGCGCGTTGGGCCCGCGACCGGGGCGGCAGGGGCCCGGCCCCGCAGCAGCAGCGCACGCAGCAGCACCAGCAGTACGCGGCCTCGGCGCCCTCCGGCCCCTCCGGCCCGGCGCTCACCCTCCGCAGCCCCGCCCACCGCACAGAGCGCGAGCTGCTCAAACTGGCCCTGCAGCGTCCGGAGCTGGTCTCCCCGGCCTTCGACGCGTACGGCGTGGACGAGTTCACCGCGCCCCCGTATGCCGCGGTGCGCCAGTGCGTGGAGGAGGCCGGCGGCGCCGAGGCGGGCATCCCCGAGCCGCAGACCTACCTCGCCCGCGTCCTGGACGCGGCACCGAACGACACGGTCCGCGCCATGGTCACCGAGCTGGCCGTCGAGGCGATCCTGCGCAAGCAGGTCGACGAGATCTACGCGGGGATCCAGCTCGTCCAGGTCCGGCTGCGCGCGGTCGACCGCCGCATCCGCGACGTCACGGGCAGCCTGACCCGCCTGAGCGCCCAGGGAGACGCCGCGCAACTGGCGGCGGTCCAGAACGAGTTGTGGGTCCTGCAGCAGTACGCGCAAGCCCTGCGCGAGCGCGGCGCCGACGCACTCTGA
- a CDS encoding sirohydrochlorin chelatase has product MTPSNPHRSRPGSPAPALVVVAHGSRDPRALATVTALLERVRELRPGLTVRLGHIELNEPLLTDTLAATAGRAVLVPLLLGRGYHVKHDIPEAAASAPHLGTRVAAPLGPHPLLVDALHDRLAEAGWPDRLGRAARRTGGVILAAAGSRDPDSATDTRRTADLLAQRLGVPVVPAYASPTAASPLSVPAAVRALTARGRHRTAVASYFTAPGRFATQCADAAPWIASAPLGDHPAMAHLLLHRYDKARATTPATPATPATHLPARQLTSA; this is encoded by the coding sequence ATGACGCCGTCGAACCCCCATCGCAGCCGGCCCGGCAGCCCGGCGCCCGCACTCGTCGTGGTCGCCCACGGCAGCCGTGACCCCCGCGCTCTCGCCACCGTCACGGCGCTCCTCGAACGGGTCCGTGAGCTGCGCCCAGGGCTCACCGTCCGCCTCGGCCACATCGAGCTGAACGAGCCGCTGCTCACCGACACCCTCGCCGCGACGGCAGGCCGCGCCGTCCTCGTGCCGCTGCTGCTCGGCCGCGGCTACCACGTCAAGCACGACATCCCCGAAGCCGCCGCGAGCGCACCGCACCTCGGAACACGGGTCGCCGCCCCGCTCGGCCCGCACCCCCTGCTCGTCGACGCGCTGCACGACCGGCTCGCCGAAGCCGGCTGGCCGGACCGGCTCGGCCGTGCGGCACGGCGCACCGGCGGCGTGATCCTCGCCGCGGCCGGCTCCCGCGACCCGGACTCCGCCACGGACACCCGCCGCACGGCGGACCTCCTCGCCCAGCGGCTCGGCGTACCGGTGGTTCCCGCCTACGCGTCGCCGACCGCCGCCTCCCCGCTCAGCGTCCCCGCGGCGGTGCGTGCCCTCACCGCACGTGGCCGCCACCGCACCGCCGTGGCCTCGTACTTCACGGCGCCCGGCCGTTTCGCCACGCAGTGCGCCGACGCCGCCCCCTGGATCGCGTCGGCCCCGCTCGGCGACCACCCGGCGATGGCCCACCTCCTCCTGCACCGCTACGACAAGGCCCGCGCCACCACCCCCGCCACCCCCGCCACCCCCGCCACGCACCTGCCGGCCCGTCAGCTGACCTCCGCCTGA
- a CDS encoding ElyC/SanA/YdcF family protein — protein MKGPGWKWPRWLRVRLPRTRRGQRRAVQVFMACCVVALLPATWLFVTAEGRLRTTADVPRTRVAVVFGAGLWDGEPSPYLAHRLDAAAELYEAGRIEVVLVTGDNSREDYDEPNAMRAYLTERGVPGRRIVSDYAGFDTWDSCVRAKKVFGVDRAVLISQGFHIRRAVALCRAAGVSSYGVGVDAKHDVTWYYGGARELFAAGKAVLEVAFQPDPRFLGPREPGLAPGP, from the coding sequence ATGAAGGGTCCGGGGTGGAAGTGGCCGAGGTGGCTGCGGGTGCGGTTGCCGCGGACGCGGCGAGGGCAGCGGCGGGCCGTGCAGGTCTTCATGGCCTGTTGCGTGGTGGCGTTGCTGCCCGCGACGTGGCTGTTCGTGACGGCGGAGGGTCGGTTGCGTACGACGGCTGACGTGCCGCGCACGCGGGTCGCGGTCGTCTTCGGCGCCGGGCTCTGGGACGGCGAGCCGTCGCCGTATCTCGCGCACCGGCTGGACGCGGCGGCCGAGTTGTACGAGGCGGGGCGGATAGAGGTCGTCCTCGTCACCGGGGACAACAGCCGCGAGGATTACGACGAGCCGAACGCGATGCGCGCGTATCTGACCGAGCGGGGCGTGCCGGGGCGGCGGATCGTCAGTGACTACGCGGGCTTCGACACCTGGGACTCCTGCGTGCGCGCCAAGAAGGTGTTCGGCGTCGACCGCGCGGTGCTGATCAGCCAGGGCTTTCACATACGCAGGGCCGTCGCGCTGTGCCGCGCTGCGGGCGTCTCGTCGTACGGCGTCGGGGTCGACGCCAAGCATGACGTGACCTGGTACTACGGCGGCGCGAGGGAGCTGTTCGCTGCGGGCAAGGCGGTGTTGGAGGTGGCGTTTCAGCCGGATCCGCGGTTTCTGGGGCCCCGTGAGCCGGGGCTGGCCCCTGGGCCTTGA
- a CDS encoding DUF6355 family natural product biosynthesis protein, producing the protein MSLRRSLPALVGAVALTLGLPVAAAASAHTPTAVMNPCGFYETGSDAFYNHCTGDGSKVVIHVRVALAPDYERCVGPGKHWLGSSSKIQGAHYVGRTC; encoded by the coding sequence ATGAGCCTTCGCCGTTCGCTGCCGGCCCTCGTAGGCGCCGTAGCCCTCACACTCGGCCTCCCCGTGGCGGCCGCCGCGTCCGCTCACACCCCGACCGCCGTCATGAACCCCTGCGGGTTCTACGAGACCGGCAGCGACGCGTTCTACAACCACTGCACGGGCGACGGTTCGAAGGTCGTCATCCACGTGCGGGTGGCCCTCGCCCCCGACTACGAGCGCTGTGTGGGCCCGGGCAAGCACTGGCTGGGCTCGTCGAGCAAGATCCAGGGCGCGCACTACGTGGGACGCACCTGCTGA
- a CDS encoding RNA polymerase sigma factor, translated as MPESSERGRPADSGCGSGIPAIPHIVFGTDSGEAVEADPAVPLPHASAAIIMEVAPVQTQTLTQSETALAAEAEAEAEAESETEAEAAADTDVIAAVPSQNRAAGHPEAGQESSEAEAAPEPPEALEPDSGELPLPPAPRNRADTGGPSSDLFRQYLREIGRIPLLTAAEEVELARGVEAGLFAEEKLRLATDLDSQLALDLDKLVVVGRMAKRRLIEANLRLVVSVAKRYVGRGLTMLDLVQEGNLGLIRAVEKFDYARGYKFSTYATWWIRQAMSRALADQARTIRVPVHVVELINRVVRVQRRMLQERGYEPTPEEVAAHLDLPHERVSEVLRLAQEPVSLHAPVGEEDDVALGDLIEDGDATSPVESAAFLLLREHLEAVLSTLGERERKVVQLRYGLADGRPRTLEEIGRIFGVTRERIRQIESKTLNKLRDHAFADQLRGYLD; from the coding sequence GTGCCTGAGTCCTCGGAGCGCGGCCGGCCCGCAGACAGCGGATGCGGATCCGGTATCCCCGCGATTCCACACATCGTGTTCGGGACGGACAGCGGCGAGGCCGTCGAAGCCGATCCCGCCGTACCGCTGCCGCACGCCTCAGCCGCGATCATCATGGAGGTCGCCCCCGTGCAGACCCAGACCCTCACCCAGTCCGAGACCGCCCTTGCCGCGGAAGCGGAAGCGGAAGCGGAAGCGGAATCAGAAACGGAAGCGGAGGCGGCGGCAGATACGGACGTCATCGCGGCCGTACCGTCCCAGAACCGCGCCGCTGGGCACCCGGAGGCGGGCCAGGAGAGCTCCGAAGCGGAAGCCGCGCCGGAGCCGCCGGAGGCACTCGAACCCGACAGTGGCGAGCTGCCCCTGCCGCCCGCGCCCCGCAACCGCGCCGACACCGGCGGCCCCTCGTCCGACCTGTTCCGGCAGTATCTGCGCGAGATCGGCCGGATCCCCCTGCTCACGGCGGCGGAGGAAGTGGAGCTCGCGCGCGGGGTCGAGGCCGGTCTTTTCGCCGAGGAGAAGCTGCGCCTCGCCACCGACCTGGACTCGCAACTCGCCCTCGACCTGGACAAGTTGGTGGTGGTCGGCCGGATGGCCAAGCGCCGCCTGATCGAGGCCAACCTCCGCCTGGTCGTCTCCGTCGCCAAGCGGTACGTGGGCCGCGGACTGACCATGCTCGACCTCGTCCAGGAGGGAAACCTGGGCCTGATCAGGGCGGTCGAGAAGTTCGACTACGCCCGCGGCTACAAGTTCTCCACGTACGCGACCTGGTGGATCCGCCAGGCGATGTCGCGGGCCCTCGCCGACCAGGCCCGCACCATCCGCGTCCCCGTGCACGTCGTGGAGCTCATCAACCGCGTCGTGCGCGTCCAGCGCCGCATGCTCCAGGAGCGGGGTTACGAACCGACCCCCGAAGAGGTCGCGGCCCACCTCGACCTGCCGCACGAGCGGGTCAGCGAGGTCCTGCGCCTGGCCCAGGAACCGGTGTCGCTGCACGCGCCCGTGGGCGAGGAGGACGACGTCGCGCTCGGCGACCTCATCGAGGACGGCGACGCGACGAGCCCCGTCGAGTCGGCCGCCTTCCTCCTGCTGCGCGAGCACCTGGAGGCGGTGCTCTCCACGCTCGGCGAGCGCGAACGCAAGGTCGTCCAGCTGCGCTACGGTCTCGCGGACGGCAGGCCCCGCACCCTGGAGGAGATAGGCCGGATCTTCGGCGTGACACGCGAACGCATCCGCCAGATCGAGTCCAAGACCCTCAACAAGCTGCGGGACCACGCCTTCGCGGACCAGCTGCGCGGCTATCTGGACTAG
- a CDS encoding gamma-glutamylcyclotransferase family protein: protein MRRGRDRLPFFVYGTLRPGEPNHDVHLRGSVEAEPPALLSGAVLYEGPGYPYLVEAPEGGPVRGELITPHPSAYDRVLADLDVLEDYAPGDPRNLYERVAREATLLDGARVRAWVYVAAPRVAAMLRASGVLIGGGDWASFRGRGRGRG, encoded by the coding sequence ATGAGGCGGGGGAGGGACCGGCTGCCGTTCTTCGTGTACGGGACGCTGCGGCCGGGGGAGCCGAACCACGACGTCCACCTGCGCGGCAGCGTCGAGGCGGAGCCGCCCGCCCTGCTCTCGGGGGCGGTCCTCTACGAAGGGCCCGGCTATCCGTACCTGGTGGAGGCGCCCGAAGGCGGCCCGGTGCGCGGCGAGTTGATCACCCCGCACCCGTCCGCGTACGACCGGGTCCTCGCCGACCTCGACGTACTGGAGGACTACGCGCCGGGCGACCCCCGCAACCTGTATGAGCGCGTCGCGCGCGAGGCGACGCTCCTGGACGGGGCGCGGGTGCGCGCGTGGGTGTACGTGGCGGCGCCGCGGGTGGCGGCGATGCTGCGTGCTTCGGGGGTGTTGATCGGGGGTGGGGACTGGGCGTCGTTCCGGGGGCGGGGGCGGGGGCGGGGGTGA
- a CDS encoding FAD-dependent oxidoreductase, producing the protein MVDADQTFVIVGGGLAGAKAAETLRAEGFTGRVILIGDERDHPYERPPLSKGYLLGKEERDSVFVHEPSWYAQSDVELHLGQTVVSIDREAKAVRLGDRDVIHYDKLLLATGAEPRRLDVPGTGLVGVHHLRRLAHADRLRQVLAGLGRDNGHLVIAGAGWIGLEVAAAARTYGAEVTVVEPEPTPLHAVLGPELGQMFADLHAEHGVRFHFGATLTEIAGEDGLVLAARTDDGEEHPAHDVLAAIGAAPRTGLAEAAGLEIADRAHGGGVVVDASLRTSDPDIFAAGDVAAVQHPLFDTRLRVEHWANALNGGPAAARAMLGKEVTYDRVPYFFSDQYDVGLEYSGWAPPGTYDQVVVRGDAGKREFIAFWLSEGRILAGMNVNVWDVTDTIQKLIRAGARPPAESLSDPSVPLESLLG; encoded by the coding sequence GTGGTCGACGCGGATCAGACGTTCGTCATTGTCGGAGGAGGTCTCGCGGGCGCGAAAGCGGCCGAGACACTCCGGGCCGAGGGCTTCACCGGCCGGGTGATCCTCATCGGCGACGAACGCGACCACCCGTACGAGCGCCCGCCCCTGTCGAAGGGATATCTCCTGGGCAAGGAGGAGCGCGACAGCGTCTTCGTGCACGAACCCTCCTGGTACGCGCAGTCGGACGTGGAGCTGCACCTCGGCCAGACCGTCGTCTCCATCGACCGCGAGGCCAAGGCCGTCCGCCTCGGTGACCGCGACGTCATCCACTACGACAAGCTCCTTCTGGCCACGGGCGCGGAGCCGCGCCGCCTCGACGTCCCCGGCACCGGCCTGGTCGGCGTGCACCACCTGCGCCGCCTCGCGCACGCCGACCGGCTGCGTCAGGTTCTCGCCGGTCTCGGCCGCGACAACGGCCATCTGGTGATCGCGGGAGCGGGCTGGATCGGCCTGGAGGTCGCCGCCGCCGCGCGGACGTACGGCGCGGAGGTCACCGTCGTCGAGCCCGAGCCCACCCCGCTGCACGCGGTGCTCGGCCCCGAGCTCGGCCAGATGTTCGCCGACCTGCACGCCGAGCACGGCGTGCGCTTCCACTTCGGCGCCACGCTCACCGAGATCGCGGGGGAGGACGGCCTGGTCCTCGCCGCCCGCACGGACGACGGCGAGGAGCACCCGGCGCACGACGTGCTCGCCGCGATCGGCGCTGCCCCGCGCACCGGGCTCGCCGAGGCGGCGGGACTGGAGATCGCCGACCGAGCGCACGGCGGTGGCGTCGTGGTCGACGCATCCCTGCGGACCTCGGACCCGGACATCTTCGCCGCGGGCGACGTGGCCGCCGTCCAGCACCCGCTCTTCGACACCAGGCTGCGCGTCGAGCACTGGGCGAACGCCCTGAACGGCGGCCCGGCCGCGGCCCGCGCGATGCTCGGCAAGGAGGTGACCTACGACCGCGTGCCCTACTTCTTCTCGGACCAGTACGACGTGGGCCTGGAGTACTCGGGATGGGCGCCCCCGGGGACGTACGACCAGGTCGTGGTCCGAGGTGACGCGGGGAAGCGGGAGTTCATCGCCTTCTGGCTGAGCGAGGGGCGGATCCTCGCCGGGATGAACGTAAATGTGTGGGACGTCACGGACACCATCCAGAAGCTGATCCGCGCGGGCGCGCGACCGCCCGCCGAGTCCCTCTCCGACCCGTCCGTCCCCCTGGAGTCGCTGCTGGGGTGA
- a CDS encoding deoxyguanosinetriphosphate triphosphohydrolase, with the protein MEGTAPNTYDDEAAEAVEAAEAVEVAEAAYDEAAVERWATEPDKRPGRTAFQRDRARVLHSSALRRLAGKTQVVTPGTRSNEAWDASARTRLTHSLECAQVGRELGAALGCDPDLVETACLSHDMGHPPFGHNGEQALNEVAESCGGFEGNAQSLRLLTRIEPKRFVRSEQTDELVSVGLNLTRAALDAATKYPWPRGAHPTDPESPKFGVYEDDRPVFDWVRKEAPGRRTCFEAQVMDWADDVAYSVHDIEDGLHAGHLDPNLLHAEPERQDIFAVAIGRYVPADTDPEELSEALDRLLEQEWWPHGYDGSAIAQGRLKDATSQLIGHFCLAAETATRLRYGKGPLTRYAAELVVPREARHECAVLKAVADRYVMQRPAQERLRADQRIVVAELAEALTARAPDGLDPQFRALYDTASDDRAALRVVVDQIASLTDAAARSLHARLTARQP; encoded by the coding sequence ATGGAAGGCACTGCACCGAACACGTACGACGACGAGGCGGCTGAGGCGGTCGAGGCGGCCGAGGCAGTCGAAGTGGCCGAGGCCGCCTATGACGAGGCCGCCGTCGAGCGATGGGCCACCGAGCCGGACAAAAGGCCGGGACGCACCGCCTTCCAGCGGGACCGCGCGCGCGTCCTGCACTCCTCCGCGCTGCGCCGCCTCGCGGGAAAGACCCAGGTGGTCACCCCCGGCACGCGCAGCAACGAGGCGTGGGACGCCAGCGCCCGTACGCGCCTGACGCACTCCCTGGAGTGCGCCCAGGTCGGCCGCGAGCTCGGCGCCGCCCTCGGCTGCGACCCCGACCTGGTGGAGACCGCCTGCCTCTCCCACGACATGGGCCACCCGCCCTTCGGGCACAACGGCGAGCAGGCGTTGAACGAAGTCGCGGAGAGCTGCGGCGGTTTCGAGGGCAACGCCCAGTCGCTGCGTCTGCTCACCCGCATCGAACCGAAGCGCTTCGTAAGGAGTGAGCAGACGGACGAACTCGTCAGCGTGGGGCTCAATCTGACCCGCGCCGCCCTGGACGCCGCCACCAAGTACCCCTGGCCGCGCGGCGCCCACCCGACCGACCCCGAGTCCCCCAAGTTCGGGGTCTACGAAGACGACCGGCCGGTCTTCGACTGGGTCCGCAAGGAGGCCCCCGGACGCCGCACCTGCTTCGAGGCCCAGGTCATGGACTGGGCGGACGACGTGGCGTACTCGGTGCACGACATCGAGGACGGCCTGCACGCCGGGCATCTCGACCCGAACCTCCTGCACGCCGAGCCCGAGCGCCAGGACATCTTCGCCGTCGCCATCGGGCGGTACGTCCCCGCGGACACCGACCCCGAAGAGCTGTCCGAAGCCCTCGACCGCCTCCTGGAACAGGAGTGGTGGCCGCACGGGTACGACGGCTCGGCGATCGCCCAGGGCCGCCTGAAGGACGCCACCAGCCAGCTCATCGGCCACTTCTGCCTCGCCGCCGAGACCGCCACCCGCCTGCGGTACGGCAAGGGCCCCCTCACCCGGTACGCCGCCGAGCTCGTCGTCCCGCGCGAGGCCCGTCACGAGTGCGCGGTCCTCAAGGCCGTCGCCGACCGCTACGTGATGCAGCGCCCCGCCCAGGAGCGGTTGCGCGCGGATCAGCGGATCGTCGTCGCCGAGCTGGCCGAGGCCCTCACCGCCCGCGCTCCCGACGGGCTCGACCCGCAGTTCCGCGCGCTGTACGACACCGCGTCCGACGACCGCGCGGCGCTGCGCGTGGTCGTCGACCAGATCGCGTCCCTCACGGACGCCGCCGCGCGTTCCCTGCACGCGCGGCTCACGGCGAGACAGCCCTGA
- a CDS encoding molybdopterin oxidoreductase family protein gives MHTKATPAHCPYCALQCGMGLAAGPGGGVEVVERPEFPVNGGALCGKGRTAPAVLSSRVRLTEPLIRSHATGRLEPATWEEAVARVAEGLSRTRTEHGADAIGVFGGGGLTNEKAYALGKFARVALGTSQIDYNGRFCMSSAAAAGQRAFGLDRGLPFPLDDIPRTGCVILVGSNLAETMPPALRYLTELKANGGKLIVVDPRRTRTAEQADLHLAPRPGTDLALALGLLHLVVAEGRTDEAFVEERTSGWQEARAAAMAHWPEYVERISGVPVPQLRDAMRMFCDAEAGMVLTARGPEQQSKGTDTVGAWINLCLATGNAGRPFAGYGCLTGQGNGQGGREHGQKADQLPGYRKLTDPAARAHVAGVWGVDPDSLPGPGRSAYELLDALGGDIKALLLMGSNPVVSAPRAAHVEERLRLLDFLAVADVVLSETAQLADVVLPVTQWAEETGTVTNLEGRVLLRRQAVSAPDGVRSDLDVLHGIAAALGHEKGFPTDPEEVFEELRRASAGGVADYSGISYARLREGNGEGVFWPCPAREGGEGDADGGGDGGKRGAYDERGGKHAADDGLAEEPGADDRGVGGKHVADDCGPGSKHAAGDGGPGGKRGAVGGGDGGKPGAVGGRDGGSGAGGEHPGSPRLFLERFATEDGRARFVAVAHRGAAEEPDAEYPVLLTTGRVLAQYQSGAQTRRVDELNSAAPGPFVELHPRLAARLAVGEGESVTVVSRRGRAVAPARITSAIRSDTVFMPFHWPGEGRANSLTNPALDPVSRMPEFKVCAVRLERA, from the coding sequence ATGCACACCAAGGCGACACCGGCCCACTGTCCGTACTGCGCGCTGCAATGCGGGATGGGCCTGGCCGCCGGGCCCGGCGGCGGGGTGGAGGTCGTGGAGCGGCCCGAGTTCCCCGTGAACGGGGGCGCGCTGTGCGGCAAGGGCCGCACGGCGCCCGCTGTGCTCTCCTCCCGGGTGCGGCTGACCGAGCCGCTCATCCGATCCCACGCCACGGGCCGGCTCGAACCGGCCACCTGGGAGGAGGCCGTCGCCCGCGTCGCCGAGGGGCTTTCCCGTACACGTACGGAACATGGCGCGGACGCGATCGGGGTGTTCGGCGGCGGGGGGCTGACCAACGAGAAGGCGTACGCCTTGGGGAAGTTCGCGCGGGTGGCGCTCGGCACCTCGCAGATCGACTACAACGGCCGGTTCTGTATGTCGTCGGCGGCTGCGGCGGGCCAACGGGCCTTCGGGCTCGACCGCGGTCTGCCCTTCCCGCTCGACGACATCCCGCGCACCGGCTGTGTGATCCTCGTCGGCTCGAACCTCGCCGAGACGATGCCGCCCGCGCTGCGGTATCTGACGGAGCTGAAGGCGAACGGCGGGAAGCTGATCGTCGTCGACCCGCGCAGGACCCGCACCGCCGAGCAGGCCGACCTCCATCTGGCGCCGCGCCCCGGAACCGACCTCGCCCTCGCGCTCGGCCTGCTGCACCTGGTAGTGGCCGAGGGGCGGACGGACGAGGCGTTCGTCGAGGAGCGCACCAGCGGCTGGCAGGAGGCGCGGGCGGCGGCGATGGCCCACTGGCCGGAGTACGTGGAGCGGATCAGCGGAGTTCCCGTGCCGCAACTCCGGGACGCCATGCGGATGTTCTGCGACGCGGAAGCGGGGATGGTACTGACCGCGCGCGGGCCCGAGCAGCAGTCCAAGGGGACGGACACGGTGGGCGCGTGGATCAACCTCTGCCTCGCGACGGGCAACGCGGGCCGCCCCTTCGCCGGGTACGGCTGTCTGACCGGGCAGGGCAACGGCCAGGGCGGACGGGAACACGGCCAGAAGGCCGACCAGTTGCCCGGCTACCGCAAGCTGACGGACCCGGCGGCGCGGGCGCATGTGGCGGGGGTGTGGGGCGTCGACCCGGACTCGCTCCCGGGCCCGGGCCGCTCGGCGTACGAGCTGCTGGACGCTCTCGGCGGGGACATCAAGGCGCTGCTCCTGATGGGCTCCAACCCGGTCGTGTCGGCGCCGCGCGCCGCGCACGTGGAGGAGCGGCTTCGATTGCTCGACTTCCTGGCGGTGGCGGACGTCGTGCTCTCCGAGACGGCCCAACTGGCCGATGTCGTGCTGCCGGTGACCCAGTGGGCCGAGGAGACGGGCACGGTCACGAACCTGGAGGGCCGGGTACTGCTGCGCCGCCAGGCGGTGAGCGCGCCCGACGGCGTACGGAGCGACCTGGACGTACTGCACGGCATCGCCGCAGCCCTCGGCCACGAGAAGGGCTTCCCGACGGACCCGGAAGAGGTCTTCGAGGAGCTGCGCAGGGCGAGCGCGGGCGGAGTGGCGGACTACTCGGGGATCTCGTACGCGCGCCTGAGGGAGGGCAACGGGGAGGGCGTGTTCTGGCCGTGCCCCGCGCGGGAGGGCGGGGAGGGGGACGCGGATGGCGGTGGAGACGGTGGGAAGCGGGGAGCGTACGACGAACGGGGCGGGAAGCACGCCGCAGACGACGGACTGGCCGAGGAGCCCGGCGCCGATGACCGCGGAGTGGGCGGGAAGCACGTCGCAGACGACTGCGGACCGGGCAGCAAGCACGCCGCAGGCGATGGCGGACCGGGCGGGAAGCGGGGTGCAGTCGGCGGCGGAGATGGCGGGAAACCGGGTGCAGTCGGAGGCAGAGACGGCGGGAGCGGCGCCGGTGGGGAGCATCCCGGGAGTCCTCGGCTTTTTCTTGAGCGGTTTGCTACCGAGGACGGGCGGGCGCGGTTCGTGGCGGTGGCTCATCGGGGGGCCGCCGAGGAGCCGGATGCGGAGTATCCCGTGCTCCTGACCACCGGGCGGGTCCTCGCGCAGTACCAGTCGGGGGCCCAGACCCGCCGGGTGGACGAGCTCAACTCCGCCGCTCCGGGCCCCTTCGTGGAGCTGCATCCACGGCTGGCGGCGCGGCTCGCGGTCGGGGAGGGCGAGTCGGTGACCGTCGTGTCGCGGCGGGGGCGGGCCGTCGCCCCGGCGCGCATCACGAGCGCGATCCGCTCCGACACCGTGTTCATGCCGTTCCACTGGCCTGGCGAAGGCCGGGCCAACTCCCTCACCAATCCGGCACTTGACCCCGTGTCCCGGATGCCGGAGTTCAAGGTGTGCGCGGTCCGGCTGGAGCGGGCGTAG